Genomic window (Actinomycetes bacterium):
CGAGAACGGCATCGGCCCGGTCATCGACGGCCTCACGACCCAGGCCACCATCCACGCGTTCCAGCTCACCGCCGTGATCGCGTTCTGGGCGGTGCTGGCCAACACCGTCTTCGGCGTCGTCGCCGCGCTGCTGCTGGTGCGGTACGACTTCCACGGCAAGCGGGTCCTCAACGCGCTCATCGAC
Coding sequences:
- a CDS encoding sulfate ABC transporter encodes the protein MASPGVLVKPAVRGLALLYLTFLLVIPVALIFWRTFENGIGPVIDGLTTQATIHAFQLTAVIAFWAVLANTVFGVVAALLLVRYDFHGKRVLNALID